In one Dunckerocampus dactyliophorus isolate RoL2022-P2 chromosome 9, RoL_Ddac_1.1, whole genome shotgun sequence genomic region, the following are encoded:
- the LOC129188017 gene encoding interleukin-1 receptor type 2 gives MAVWALMLALLAVEHAHGRRPALPAMSVKDGCFTVLPEVELFRMESEAVVVSFPMFQRTLKVRNIAPPTATYRIAKGDASAAAFSDDEGRVQQRGTQLWLLPARASDSGEYTCTFRNASYCIRGSITLAVYTASSVDINKLSYQYNATAGEDVTLKCPSWNHFSNPERQTEWQANSALGRLQEGQRWRSFRTDGGKLFIPAVKPSDAGIYTCRLGVVVDNRKFSISRVNQLLVQGSDPVPTRTEVDRTSEVTSDPWLIKSSAAPTLTHMPPVIISPSNGTIFEAAHGSALEVHCKVLTACDFARTTAISWLVNGLTVESSYLDGRALQGGRRESRMAWGCQVEVRLIVIAMMEEDKEAELRCVANNRGGRQEVVIHLGLEDSKFTWMVVSAVAASCFLAVVSIFLYVLLRPKQQKKKLDYFLARQNSTFYSTED, from the exons ATGGCCGTCTGGGCATTGATGTTGGCGCTGCTCGCTGTCGAGCACGCTCACGGACGAAGACCCGCGCTGCCTGCCATGTCCGTCAAAG ACGGCTGTTTCACGGTGCTGCCAGAGGTGGAGCTGTTCCGCATGGAGAGCGAGGCTGTGGTCGTGTCTTTCCCCATGTTCCAGAGGACGCTCAAAGTACGCAACATAGCCCCGCCCACGGCCACGTACCGCATCGCCAAGGGCGACGCTAGCGCCGCCGCCTTCTCGGACGACGAGGGGCGTGTCCAACAGCGTGGAACACAGCTGTGGCTCCTCCCGGCTCGGGCGTCTGACTCCGGGGAGTACACGTGCACCTTCAG AAATGCTAGCTACTGCATCAGAGGTAGCATCACGCTGGCGGTGTACACGGCGTCCTCCGTGGACATCAACAAACTGTCCTATCAGTACAACGCTACGGCGGGAGAGGACGTCACGCTCAAATGTCCCTCTTGGAATCACTTCAGCAACCcagagagacagacagaatGGCAGGCG AACTCCGCTCTCGGCCGCCTCCAAGAAGGCCAAAGATGGCGCTCTTTCCGCACAGATGGAGGAAAACTCTTCATCCCTGCGGTGAAGCCATCCGACGCCGGCATCTACACCTGCCGCCTCGGCGTGGTCGTCGATAACAGGAAGTTCTCCATCAGCAGGGTCAATCAGCTCCTCGTGCAAG GTTCTGACCCGGTTCCAACTCGCACAGAGGTGGACCGGACTTCTGaagtgacctctgacccctgGCTCATTAAAAGCAGTGCTGCTCCCA CCCTCACGCATATGCCGCCGGTGATCATCTCCCCATCCAATGGAACCATCTTTGAGGCAGCGCATG GTTCTGCGCTGGAAGTGCACTGCAAGGTTCTGACCGCATGCGACTTTGCCAGAACCACCGCCATCTCGTGGTTGGTCAACGGCCTGACGGTGGAGTCGTCCTACCTGGATGGACGTGCCCTGCAGGGGGGTCGGAG GGAAAGCAGGATGGCATGGGGCTGCCAGGTGGAGGTGAGGCTCATTGTCATAGCGATGATGGAAGAGGACAAGGAGGCGGAGCTCCGCTGCGTGGCTAACAACCGAGGCGGCCGACAGGAAGTTGTCATCCACCTTGGGCTGGAGG ACTCCAAGTTCACCTGGATGGTGGTCTCTGCCGTggccgcttcctgtttcctggcAGTGGTCTCTATCTTCCTCTACGTTCTTTTAAGGCCCaaacagcagaagaagaaactGGACTACTTCCTGGCCCGGCAGAACAGCACCTTCTACAGTACTGAGGACTGA